The DNA segment CAATCTAACCACGCCTACATAGACAAAAGGTCTCAACGAGTAACAGGCGGGAGATATGATTACCACATCCCTTCTTCGTATTGTAAAATCATTCTACCTGTTTACACATACACGTAGCAGAAGGGCGCCCCACTGACAGTGTTCATGCtgtccttgatcttgatggcCGGCTGGTGGGGCAAGACATCAATAAAGTCCTCCACTGTGACGTTGGGACTGGGAGGGAAGTTGCCCCAGGTGCCCGTGCCAAAGACATCCTTGCGGTTATTGAAGTCGAGATTCTGCCAGATCCAATAGATTCGATCCAACTGATTGTGATGGAACCAAAAGGCCGGATCATAGGGTGAGATGATTGGATCACGAGTGATGCCGCCGACGCCCCAGTGGCCACCTCCGTGAATGCCGATGGGCTTTTCCGTTGTCACTCTGGGGTCGCCCTCCTTTTGTCTTGTCAGCAACTTCAATCGCCGGGTTGCCCGAAAGGACAAGGCAGACTTACCAAGAACCCTTGGAACTCCCGTATGTTGTCATAACCGAGGATAAGCTCAGTGCTGTTGCGGAAAGTAGACCACCTTTGGAGAGGGTTCGTGTTCAAGTCTCTGTCCAAGCACCTAGGATTATTGCCGTAGACCGTCTCGTTGGTCCAAGGCGTCCCATCGAGAGGGAAAGGCCCGAGCCTGACCACCGTGTCATTGAACGGACCGCTCTCGACGCATCCGCCGCCAGTGCCGGGAGGGAACACAACCCGAATGGGTTCGGGATCGGGCCCGCCAATGATGTCCAGAATGAAGTCTGGCCTTCCGGGAACAAACACTCCGTCGCTGCCAATGGAAGTATCGGAGCCGTCGAAAAGGGGGCTGCCTCTCATGTTGTTCACGTCCAGGCCCCACTCCCAGTAGGGTAGCCCTTGGGTCCACCCGCACTCTGTCTCGAGGAGGGTCTCGTAGGTGAAGAGAAAGTAGCGATGCCAAACCAAAAAGGTGGCACTCATGTGAACGAAGAATGTACGCCATGCGTGAGCATAAGCGAGGTCATCCCAGAGAGTGATGGCTCCCGGGACCGTGCCGTCTTTGGGAAGGACAGAGGGTTTGCCTTGAAGACACTTGACCGCGGCAACAAACTTGCGGCGGTCGGCCTTGGAGAGAGTGCGCCATTCCCGACGGTACTTGATTTTGGTCGGGGTGCAGGTGCCGCCAGTCCGAGTCAGGGCGCTGAGAGTAGCGAGGGCATTCAGACCCTTGAGGGCAAGACCGGAGTCAATGGCAGCTTGGGCATAGTTGGGAATGTTGAGAGGAGTTGCTGTGGCAAGGCCGGCGGTGAAAAGAAGGGCGGAGAGGAGCTGCATGTTGCAAGATGCTTGAGGgatgagaaagaaaggaTGGAGAGTGCAGAGAAAACACAAAcagctggagaagatggtCTTGAAATACTATTTTTGCTTTCGTCATCCAAAAGGCAAAAGTGGTGAGATTCAGGGGTTGTTCTGACAGGTGGGCCGATCCTTGCCCAATTCTTACCAGGTATCCCAGATATCACGTCTTCTTGCCGGCCGCGGCAACTTTCTTTTACATGTTCTATCTTGTCTATTGGCAAATAACGTGGCAGTATGCCAGTTGTGGTGTCCTGCTTACTTCCAAGAGATGCAAAGAAGGTAACATTACCTATTTGTTGGCCGTTAGTGGACAGCCCTGCATAGTATTTCCTGCAAGGTCCGACAAGCGAGTCCACAGAGAAGACCTAACCATAGTTGCATCCCAGATGGTAGCGGGCGCCTCGCAAGCATTGACTGGAGTAGAATAAGATGCATTGCTGGTAGTGTGTGCAACCGAAATAGACGTTACACGTACTGACTGTGCTTTGTTTTTGAAGGCATGTTAGGTAACACACGTACTCTGCTTCGGTTTAGATGCCCGATAGGTCGCAGAATGCGTCCCATGTCACCAACCGACCTTGGCCCTCTTTTTCGTGAAAATTCGGTTCTGGTGGTCAGACAAAACACATGGTACGCACGGCTCGTTGGGCCTCAAAGCAGCACTATTGTTTCTTGGGCGTTCTTGTGTAGTGGagatgatgtggttgttgatgaggtttATCTTTCTTCCCAAAGCTTCAACCATGGCCTTTGTATTACTTGAGCGTGGCGGCTGACGTGCAACCAACGAAAAGGACCATGATGATCAAAGACAGGACCAGGTTTTAGAATCATCGACAGGGACTTGAGAAACCTCAAAACGTCTTCTTTTAGATGTTAACATGAGGCAACAGCAGATAGACTAAGGTATAGAATAGAACATCGATCAACTCGTGTCAAGTCAGGGAAGCGAATAGGCATCTAGGTAGCTTGACACTGCAAATGAAGAAAAACACCATGACCAAGGACATGCTGCAGTTGAAACGATTGTGAAGATATCAGTACAAAGTGGTGtaagtacctaggtagttaAAGACTGTGAGAGAAGAAAACCGAAAATAGTCCAAAGAGAGATCATCAGACCCGTCCAGTTCAAAATACTTGTTGCCAATTAGTTCGCCTGCAATGTGGATTGTGGCCAGTATGAGACTGATCATAACTTCTTGCCTGTTGTGTCGACACATGATCATGACCATTGCTTTCCACTACTAACGCGTGATTGTAACAGAAAGACCACCATACTGAATGGTGGTCCAAAGCCTGAATGCGAGAATTGTTAGCAGTTGTATCACCTCATCGGCTCATCAAATATATGGAAACATACCACCAGTTTACACTCCCTGTGAGAATATTAGCATGGCAATACAACTTACCAAGAGCTAGTTTCAATGAAGACTCACAGGATTCGTACTCCTCGGCGCTAGCAACAGCGCAACCACACTGTCCCGTGTCACCATGGACACACATACGTCCGATTGCTGCCTGAtggcatccaccaccacggctgcAAAGATCAGCAAGTCTGCCGCTAGGCTTCATGGGATCATCCCAACGGCCAGCATCATTGTTGTGGACGCAACCCCAGGCCAAGAGAGCAGCTTCGGCCGCGGCGGTGGTATTGAACTCGATGTCCTTGGCTTCAAGCTTAACCTCGGTGGCGGGCATGGCCATCGCAGCCTGTGCAAAGGCAGCAAAAGACAGCCAGGTAGTTTTCATGTTGATGGTTCAGGGGTTGAAATCTTGAGTATCTAACTGTTGCAATGTTGGGTTTTGGGCCTGCTGGTTGACCTTGAGTTGACGAATCCACTTTCTGAGGAATGATTAGGGCTACTCATAGAAAAGCCTTGGGCACCTGTTCTTGTTTTCGTCCGTTATCTGGGAATTGTTCTCATCAAGTTGTTGGCATTTTCGTCCAGGCTTCATGATCCTACTCAATCTTGATCCAGCCCACCCATCAAGTCGTTTGACTGAATTGCTTGATAACGTCAGGCCTTTGTTGCACAGAGCGAGGTGCTGTTGGAGAAACGTTTGCTGCAATTAGAAGGTGATAGACATTTCCTGTCCCTTGTGGAACCATGTCCTTGATTCATGCTAAAGACGGTGCTGTGCCGTTGGCAATAATAGTTACTAGTTTGTTCCAAGAGAGGATCAACAGTAATAACACATTGTCATGCTGAGGGATCCTGCGCTTGTACTGTGTATGCGGTGCCACGGTGAGCCCGAATGTCAACTACCCTGGTCTCCAATCAATATACATGATGAGCAACATTGTAAAATCACACGCTGACCTTACCACGTATGGTCAATATCTACTTGGTCAGTTGCTTTCTTCGCTTGTACTACCAGCTGTTGGAAGACGCATCTTTCTAAAGTTGTGTGTTATGCCTAGATTTTAGGTCCAGCTAAAGATCAAAGATCAAGAAAAGGACAGCATTGCCAATCTCAACTATCTTGTTAGGCACACTAACTGGATCAAGTCAGTACATGCGGTTGGACAAGCCCGGCGGAGAATGCCGACGGGAATCAATGAAACCAGCTGGAATTTGCCATAACCAACATTGGGGATCAAGAACCATGTGATGTTCAGGATGCTATATTTGCAGACAGGCCATGATCCTTCTCTGTAGTACGTAGCACAGAAGGATGGGGACTCGAATTGCAAGAAAACGAAGGAGAAACGTAAGTGTCATGAACTGAATGCCTTTGCATGATTTGATGGGGACGGGTCAACCAAGGTACATGGAAACAAAAAGGAGTAGCTGGCTTTGGCCGACTCCGACTTCAACGCCTTTTCCTACGTGATCGCACTCAGTGGAAGGATAGATAAAGGACCAAGCGTGGAAGGCAGAATAACTCGGAATGTTTATTtcaggaaggagaagagatgATCCATAGACACCTTACCTGCCATATGTAAAAGCAGCACAGAAGAAGCGAGGCTGACTAAAGCTTGTATATCAGTTGACCCGATACTAACAATCTTCATCCTTGCCCGGATTCTTCCATCTATCACGTCTTATTCAGCACTTTGAGCAGAACCGGGAGTTGGGAGCCAAACATGCGCAGGGTCACCCCTGTTTCGGGAACAGTCTTgtctccacccccttcttccccggtCCAACGGGTGTGGGGACAATGCGACGTCAAGGCGGAATGGCAACAAGCTCCCCCTTCAACATCTTTCGAGATTGCATCCACAACGACTTGGCTAAATCTATCCATACTAAGAGGCACTGACAGCAGTTTCAGCACGGTTTGCAGAACTCGGGAACCGCAAAAGAAGATCGGAGCCTCAGTTCAACATACCTAGGTATTCAGTCTATCAACTGCTTCTGCGCAGATTGTTGTTTTTTGGCTGTCCGTGCGGAGTGCAAGATCTCCCACA comes from the Podospora pseudocomata strain CBS 415.72m chromosome 5, whole genome shotgun sequence genome and includes:
- a CDS encoding hypothetical protein (EggNog:ENOG503P9CN; antiSMASH:Cluster_8) → MKTTWLSFAAFAQAAMAMPATEVKLEAKDIEFNTTAAAEAALLAWGCVHNNDAGRWDDPMKPSGRLADLCSRGGGCHQAAIGRMCVHGDTGQCGCAVASAEEYESL
- a CDS encoding hypothetical protein (EggNog:ENOG503PASM; antiSMASH:Cluster_8; COG:E); translated protein: MQLLSALLFTAGLATATPLNIPNYAQAAIDSGLALKGLNALATLSALTRTGGTCTPTKIKYRREWRTLSKADRRKFVAAVKCLQGKPSVLPKDGTVPGAITLWDDLAYAHAWRTFFVHMSATFLVWHRYFLFTYETLLETECGWTQGLPYWEWGLDVNNMRGSPLFDGSDTSIGSDGVFVPGRPDFILDIIGGPDPEPIRVVFPPGTGGGCVESGPFNDTVVRLGPFPLDGTPWTNETVYGNNPRCLDRDLNTNPLQRWSTFRNSTELILGYDNIREFQGFLEGDPRVTTEKPIGIHGGGHWGVGGITRDPIISPYDPAFWFHHNQLDRIYWIWQNLDFNNRKDVFGTGTWGNFPPSPNVTVEDFIDVLPHQPAIKIKDSMNTVSGAPFCYVYV